In Cucurbita pepo subsp. pepo cultivar mu-cu-16 chromosome LG04, ASM280686v2, whole genome shotgun sequence, the following are encoded in one genomic region:
- the LOC111793591 gene encoding protein arginine N-methyltransferase 1.1 has protein sequence MGRRKNGDHSSSTLNGLPQPQGSKIRFEDDDEALIEETTESSNIDESMCEADDSNRVIEDSACEPAQSLDDKDDKTSADYYFDSYSHFGIHEEMLKDSVRTKTYQNVIYQNKFLFKDKVVLDVGAGTGILSLFCAKAGAAHVYAVECSHMADMAKEIVEANGFSNVITVLKGKIEEIELPVARVDIIISEWMGYFLLFENMLNTVLYARDKWLVNDGLVLPDKASLYLTAIEDADYKEDKIEFWNSVYGFDMSCIKRQALVEPLVDTVDQNQIVTNCQLLKTMDISKMAPGDASFTAPFKLIAERDDYIHALVAYFDVSFTKCHKLTGFSTGPRSRATHWKQTVLYLEDVLTICEGEAITGSLNVAPNKKNARDIDIVLKYSFNGRRCTISKTQHYKMR, from the exons ATGGGTCGCCGGAAAAATGGTGATCACAGCTCATCCACCCTCAATGGCCTGCCTCAGCCCCAGGGCTCCAAGATTCGCTTCGAAGACGACGACGAAGCTCTGATTGAAGAAACCACTGAGAGCTCCAACATCGACGAGTCCATGTGTGAAGCCGACGACTCCAACAGAGTCATTGAAGACTCCGCGTGTGAGCCTGCCCAGTCCTTGGATGACAAAGATGATAAAACCAGCGCTGATTATTACTTCGATTCCTACTCTCACTTCG GCATTCACGAA GAAATGCTGAAGGATTCAGTTAGAACTAAGACGTATCAAAATgtaatttatcaaaataagtttttattcAAAGATAAAGTTGTCCTTGACGTGGGAGCAGGGACTGGCATTTTGTCCCTATTTTGTGCCAAAGCTGGAGCAGCACATGTTTATGCT GTCGAGTGCTCCCATATGGCTGATATGGCAAAAGAAATTGTTGAAGCCAATGGATTTTCTAATG TTATAACCGTTCTGAAAGggaagattgaagaaattgagCTTCCTGTTGCTAGAGTAGACATAATTATTTCAGAATGGATGGGATACTTTTTGTTGTTCGAGAATATGTTAAATACAGTCCTATATGCTCGTGATAAGTGGCTT GTTAATGATGGTCTTGTACTACCAGACAAAGCTTCTCTGTATCTAACAGCCATTGAGGATGCAGACTACAAAGAAGACAAGATTGAGT TTTGGAATAGTGTATATGGGTTTGACATGAGCTGCATCAAAAGGCAAGCCTTGGTGGAGCCTCTGGTGGACACTGTTGACCAGAATCAAATTGTTACAAACTGTCAGCTACTTAAG ACAATGGATATATCCAAAATGGCGCCAGGCGATGCTTCCTTTACTGCTCCATTCAAGCTCATAGCAGAACGTGATGATTACATTCATGCTCTTGTTGCCTACTTTGATGTATCTTTTACCAAGTGCCATAAGTTGACTGGATTCTCCACTG GGCCGAGATCAAGAGCTACACATTGGAAGCAAACAGTTCTATACTTGGAAGATGTTCTCACCATTTGTGAGGGAGAGGCTATCACTGGTAGCTTGAATGTTGCTCCAAACAAGAAGAATGCTCGCGATATTGATATCGTGCTGAAATATTCGTTCAATGGACGTCGATGCACGATCTCGAAGACTCAACATTACAAGATGCGTTGA
- the LOC111793564 gene encoding xaa-Pro dipeptidase, with the protein MASASLLTPPPVPVELYVTNREKLLKSLRQYLADSARPLKGIVLLQGGDERTRYDTDHLELFRQESYFAYLFGVIEPGFYGAIDIASGKSILFAPKLPSDYAVWSGEIKPLSYFKEKYEVSMAYYTDEIAAVLHEQYQELEKPLLFLLRGLNTDSNNFSVPANFEGIDTFEIDLNILHPILTECRVVKSELELALIQFANDISSEAHVQVMKNIKAGMKEYQLESLFLHHTYMYGGCRHCSYTCICATGENSAVLHYGHAAAPNDRTLEDGDMALFDMGAEYQFYASDITCSFPVNGKFTNDQSLIYNAVLKAHDAVISVMKPGINWVEMHKLAEKTILESLTEGSVLVGDVKDMIAEHLGAVFMPHGLGHFLGIDTHDPGGYLQGLERPEEPGLNALRTVRDLKEGMVITVEPGCYFIDALLDPALENSKTSKFFNVKALNRFRGFGGVRIESDVLVTANGCRNMSNCPRETSEIEAVMAGGPWPIVKKSAAAK; encoded by the exons ATGGCTTCGGCTTCGCTTCTTACTCCTCCGCCGGTGCCGGTGGAGCTTTACGTCACCAATAGAGAAAAGTTGCTTAAGTCCTTACGTCAATACCTTGCCGATTCCGCTCGTCCTCTCAAAGGCATTGTGTTGCTTCAG GGAGGCGATGAGCGAACGCGCTACGATACGGACCATCTCGAACTCTTCAG GCAAGAGAGTTATTTTGCTTATCTGTTTGGAGTGATAGAGCCTGGATTCTATGGCGCTATT GACATTGCCAGTGGAAAGTCAATTCTGTTCGCTCCAAAGCTGCCTTCTGATTATGCTGTATGGTCGGGAGAAATAAAGCCTTTGTCATATTTCAAG GAAAAATATGAGGTCAGTATGGCATACTATACAGATGAAATCGCAGCTGTTTTGCACGAACAATACCAGGAGTTGGAGAAACCTTTACTATTTCTCTTACGTGGGTTGAATACTGACAGCAACAATTTTTCAGTACCCGCAAATTTTGAG GGTATTGACACGtttgaaattgatttgaatATCTTGCATCCTATTTTGACTGAATGTCGTGTTGTGAAATCGGAGCTGGAGCTTGCTCTTATTCAATTTGCCAACGATATTAGCTCAGAAGCTCATGTTCAG GTTATGAAAAATATCAAGGCGGGCATGAAAGAATATCAATTGGAAAGCTTATTTCTTCACCATACTTACATGTATGGTGGATGTAGGCACTGCTCATACACTTGTATATGTGCCACTGGAGAAAATAG TGCCGTTCTTCACTATGGACATGCAGCAGCTCCAAATGACAGA ACGTTGGAAGATGGTGATATGGCTTTGTTTGATATGGGAGCAGAATACCAGTTTTATGCATCTGACATTACTTGTTCATTCCCA GTGAATGGTAAATTTACAAATGATCAATCGCTGATATATAAC GCTGTCCTCAAGGCTCACGATGCTGTTATATCGGTTATGAAACCGGGAATAAACTGGGTTGAAATGCACAA ATTAGCTGAGAAGACTATTCTTGAGTCATTGACCGAGGGTTCTGTACTTGTTGG AGATGTGAAGGACATGATAGCTGAGCATCTTGGGGCTGTATTCATGCCACATGGTTTGGGACATTTCCTTGGTATCGATACTCACGATCCTGGAGGTTACTTGCAG GGTTTGGAGAGGCCTGAAGAACCAGGGCTAAATGCTTTACGTACAGTCCGTGATCTTAAAGAAGGAATG GTCATTACTGTGGAGCCCGGATGCTACTTCATTGATGCATTACTAGACCCGGCCCTGGAGAATAGCAAAACTTCCAAGTTTTTTAATGTCAAAGCACTGAACAGATTTAGAGGCTTTGGTGGTGTTCGAATTGAAAGTGATGTG CTCGTCACTGCCAATGGCTGCAGGAACATGTCAAATTGTCCTCGAGAAACATCGGAAATAGAGGCAGTTATGGCCGGAGGCCCATGGCCAATTGTCAAAAAATCTGCCGCCGCCAAGTAG
- the LOC111793593 gene encoding uncharacterized protein LOC111793593: protein MNRLLSVVLVLLAIAWVPTFECSKKLSAAARREDVPYIKCQVCEKLAVQLYHQVEKKRAEIAPKKISEYQIIEIAENVCNLKKAEADWILQIDIVEQGDRLELVEQNTEGQCNSECKTIERACQEVMGYSDTDVAEYLYSSKPNIESLINYLCKDLTQSCSTKPPPVPKDRTPGEPFVAKSAKEAEMEKMLRSMEGMPGAPGMKMYSRDDLMNMKNFGGEDDDDEDEEEDDKFPSNLGKVLREKESKKSDWKNRITKGVSKAGEAIKKHAYRVSNKVRQWWRAKSRGFKSSKPAAKQEL from the exons atgaatcgATTACTGAGTGTTGTTTTGGTGCTTCTTGCCATTGCTTGGGTTCCGACGTTTGAGTGTTCGAAGAAGCTATCAGCAGCTGCAAGGAGGGAGGACGTTCCGTACATCAAATGCCAGGTCTGCGAGAAGCTTGCTGTGCAGTTGTATCACCAAGTTGAGAAGAAACGAGCTGAGATCGCTCCCAAGAAG ATCTCCGAGTATCAAATTATCGAAATAGCTGAGAACGTATGTAATTTGAAGAAGGCAGAAGCTGATTGGATTTTGCAGATTGACATTGTTGAACAAGGGGATAGGCTTGAG CTAGTGGAGCAGAACACCGAAGGACAATGCAATTCAGAGTGCAAGACTATTGAGCGTGCATGTCAAGAG GTCATGGGATATTCTGATACTGATGTTGCTGAATACTTGTATAGCTCCAAACCAAACATTGAATCGTTGATTAACTATCTGTGCAAGGACCTCACTCAATCATGCAGTACTAAGCCGCCTCCAGTTCCTAAG GACAGGACTCCAGGCGAGCCCTTCGTGGCCAAGTCAGCAAAGGAAGCTGAGATGGAAAAGATGTTGAGATCTATGGAG GGAATGCCAGGAGCACCCGGCATGAAAATGTATTCAAGAGATGATCTAATGAATATGAAGAATTTCGGAGGCGAAGATGACGACGATGAAgacgaggaagaagatgataaatTCCCTTCAAATTTG GGCAAAGTTTTGAGGGAGAAAGAGAGCAAGAAGAGTGATTGGAAAAACAGGATCACGAAGGGCGTTTCGAAGGCAGGGGAAGCAATAAAAAAGCACGCTTACAGAGTGTCTAACAAAGTAAGGCAATGGTGGAGAGCGAAGTCCAGAGGCTTCAAAAGTTCAAAGCCCGCCGCCAAACAAGAACTGTAA
- the LOC111792971 gene encoding 1-aminocyclopropane-1-carboxylate synthase 7-like gives MAYNEETPEVELSEIAMSETHGENSPYFVGWKAYDQIPYNESTNPSGIIQMGLAENQVSFDLLEEYLDQNSDAGPDSSGFRETALFQDYHGLLSFRTAMAGFMERIRDGAVKFDPSRVVLTAGATAANELLTIILANPGDALLLPTPYYPGFDRDLRWRTKVKIIPIHCDSSNDFQITRQALEAAYDSAMAMKIKVRGVLITNPSNPLGLTIQRSTIEEVLDFVTDKNIHLISDEIYSGSVFSSAEFTSVAGVLESRGNKNADRVHIVYSLSKDLGLPGFRVGTIYSYNDRVVTTARRMSSFTLISSQTQRFLAAMLSNQKFIDKYIEMNRDRLRKRYEMIIEGLRMAGIECLKGNAGLFCWMNLRPLLKKNPTREGEIELWKCILKEAKLNISPGSSCHCSEPGWFRVCFANMSEETLQIALKRIHSFMEGMRNSRQFIRLNLGSARAKVSQYNIASHLAISIPIDRGIDTFEIDLNILHPILTECGVVKLELELILIQFANDINSEADVQVTAHL, from the exons ATGGCTTATAACGAGGAAACCCCAGAAGTTGAACTCTCTGAAATTGCTATGTCGGAAACTCACGGCGAAAACTCGCCGTATTTTGTCGGCTGGAAAGCTTACGATCAAATTCCGTATAATGAATCCACCAATCCTTCTGGCATTATCCAAATGGGTTTAGCTGAAAACCAAGTGTCTTTTGACTTGTTGGAGGAATATTTAGACCAAAATTCAGATGCTGGACCGGATTCTTCTGGGTTCAGAGAAACCGCTTTGTTTCAAGATTATCATGGGCTGCTCTCTTTTCGAACCGCTATGGCTGGTTTTATGGAACGCATTAGAGATGGAGCTGTGAAATTTGACCCAAGTCGGGTTGTTTTGACTGCCGGTGCTACGGCGGCTAATGAGCTTCTCACTATCATTCTCGCTAACCCCGGTGACGCTTTGCTTCTTCCTACTCCTTACTATCCCGG attTGATCGGGATTTGAGATGGAGAACTAAAGTGAAGATTATACCAATTCATTGTGATAGTTCTAATGATTTTCAAATAACTCGTCAAGCATTGGAAGCTGCGTATGATAGTGCAATGGCTATGAAGATCAAAGTTAGAGGAGTTTTGATCACAAATCCATCGAACCCACTTGGCTTAACGATCCAACGGTCCACAATTGAGGAggttttggattttgttaCAGACAAGAACATCCACCTTATTTCCGACGAAATCTATTCCGGTTCGGTTTTCTCCTCGGCCGAGTTCACCAGCGTGGCTGGGGTTTTGGAATCCCGTGGTAATAAGAATGCCGACCGGGTTCATATTGTGTATAGTCTCTCCAAAGATCTCGGCCTTCCGGGGTTCAGAGTTGGGACAATTTATTCTTACAATGACAGAGTTGTGACGACGGCTCGCCGGATGTCGAGTTTCACGTTGATTTCTTCACAAACGCAGCGGTTTTTAGCGGCCATGTTGTCGAACCAGAAGTTTATAGACAAGTATATTGAAATGAACCGGGATCGGCTCAGGAAGCGTTATGAGATGATAATTGAAGGGCTACGAATGGCTGGGATTGAGTGCTTGAAAGGGAATGCCGGTTTGTTTTGTTGGATGAATTTGAGACCGTTGTTGAAGAAGAATCCTACACGAGAAGGTGAAATCGAGCTTTGGAAGTGTATTTTGAAGGAAGCGAAATTGAATATTTCGCCCGGTTCTTCCTGTCATTGCTCTGAACCGGGCTGGTTCAGAGTTTGTTTTGCCAACATGAGTGAAGAAACCCTACAGATTGCTCTCAAGAGAATACATTCTTTCATGGAGGGGATGAGGAACTCTC GCCAATTCATTCGGCTCAACCTTGGCTCTGctcgggccaaggtctctcaatacaacatcgcatctcatcttgccATCTCGATCCCCATTGACAgg GGTATTGACACGtttgaaattgatttgaatATATTGCATCCTATTTTGACTGAATGTGGTGTTGTGAAATTGGAGCTGGAGCTTATTCTTATTCAATTTGCCAACGATATTAACTCAGAAGCTGATGTTCAGGTAACAGCTCATCTCTAA
- the LOC111792968 gene encoding protein NDL1-like, whose product MFXYQEFLQLGAAEICQDNPMPSADDLADQILEVLNYFGLGAVMCMGVTAGAYILTLFALKYRERVLGLILISPLCKAPSWSEWFYNKVMSNLLYFYGMCGLLKECLLQRYFSKEVRGSAEVAESDIVQACRKLLDERQSNNVLRFLQAINGRPDITEGLKRLRCRTLIFVGDSSPFHSEALHMISKLDRRYSALVEVQACGSMVTEEQPHAMLIPMEYFFMGYGLYRPCQFSDSPRSPLSPSCISPELLSPESMGLKLKPIKTRIS is encoded by the exons ATGTTCNTTTACCAAGAGTTCTTGCAGTTAGGAGCTGCTGAGATTTGTCAGGATAATCCTATGCCCTCTGCTGATGATTTAGCAGATCAAATCCTTGAGGTTCTCAACTATTTTGG ACTTGGTGCAGTGATGTGCATGGGGGTAACAGCAGGCGCTTACATTCTTACGCTTTTTGCT TTGAAATATAGAGAACGTGTTCTTGGTTTAATTCTTATATCCCCCTTATGCAAGGCACCGTCTTGGTCCGAGTGGTTCTATAATAAG GTAATGTCTAACTTGTTATACTTCTATGGCATGTGCGGGTTGTTGAAAGAGTGCTTGCTTCAGCGGTACTTCAGCAAG GAGGTCCGTGGTAGTGCCGAAGTTGCAGAGTCTGATATAGTTCAAGCTTGTAGAAAA TTGTTAGATGAGAGACAGAGCAACAATGTTTTGAGGTTCCTCCAAGCAATTAATGG AAGACCAGACATTACTGAAGGGTTGAAAAGGCTCCGGTGTCGCACTCTCATTTTCGTCGGGGATAGCTCGCCTTTCCATTCTGAAGCACTCCACATGATATCAAAATTGGACAGAAGATATAGTGCCTTGGTTGAG GTCCAAGCTTGTGGATCGATGGTAACTGAAGAGCAACCACACGCAATGTTGATACCAATGGAGTACTTCTTCATGGGATACGGGTTGTATAGACCATGCCAATTCAGCGACAGTCCACGGAGTCCGCTCAGTCCATCTTGCATCTCCCCAGAGCTCCTTTCTCCGGAAAGCATGGGATTAAAGCTAAAACCAATAAAGACCCGCATTTCTTAA
- the LOC111793394 gene encoding protein NDL1-like: MADSNDSVSVDMEKIYLGGTEHHIRTGQGSVSVIVCGDQDKPPLITYPDLALNHMSCFQGLFFFPEAASLLLHNFCIYHISPPGHELGAAEICQDNPMPSADDLADQILEVLNYFGLGAVMCMGVTAGAYILTLFALKYRERVLGLILISPLCKAPSWSEWFYNKVMSNLLYFYGMCGLLKECLLQRYFSKEVRGSAEVAESDIVQACRKLLDERQSNNVLRFLQAINGRPDITEGLKRLRCRTLIFVGDSSPFHSEALHMISKLDRRYSALVEVQACGSMVTEEQPHAMLIPMEYFFMGYGLYRPCQFSDSPRSPLSPSCISPELLSPESMGLKLKPIKTRIS, translated from the exons ATGGCAGATTCTAACGACTCTGTTTCCGTCGACATGGAGAAGATCTATCTCGGTGGAACG GAGCATCATATACGAACTGGCCAGGGTTCTGTGTCTGTTATAGTTTGCGGAGACCAAGACAAGCCGCCACTGATTACCTATCCAGATTTGGCTCTAAATC ATATGTCGTGTTTTCAAGGATTATTCTTCTTCCCTGAAGCAGCTTCTTTGCTACTTCACAACTTTTGCATCTACCATATCAGTCCACCAGGACATGAG TTAGGAGCTGCTGAGATTTGTCAGGATAATCCTATGCCCTCTGCTGATGATTTAGCAGATCAAATCCTTGAGGTTCTCAACTATTTTGG ACTTGGTGCAGTGATGTGCATGGGGGTAACAGCAGGCGCTTACATTCTTACGCTTTTTGCT TTGAAATATAGAGAACGTGTTCTTGGTTTAATTCTTATATCCCCCTTATGCAAGGCACCGTCTTGGTCCGAGTGGTTCTATAATAAG GTAATGTCTAACTTGTTATACTTCTATGGCATGTGCGGGTTGTTGAAAGAGTGCTTGCTTCAGCGGTACTTCAGCAAG GAGGTCCGTGGTAGTGCCGAAGTTGCAGAGTCTGATATAGTTCAAGCTTGTAGAAAA TTGTTAGATGAGAGACAGAGCAACAATGTTTTGAGGTTCCTCCAAGCAATTAATGG AAGACCAGACATTACTGAAGGGTTGAAAAGGCTCCGGTGTCGCACTCTCATTTTCGTCGGGGATAGCTCGCCTTTCCATTCTGAAGCACTCCACATGATATCAAAATTGGACAGAAGATATAGTGCCTTGGTTGAG GTCCAAGCTTGTGGATCGATGGTAACTGAAGAGCAACCACACGCAATGTTGATACCAATGGAGTACTTCTTCATGGGATACGGGTTGTATAGACCATGCCAATTCAGCGACAGTCCACGGAGTCCGCTCAGTCCATCTTGCATCTCCCCAGAGCTCCTTTCTCCGGAAAGCATGGGATTAAAGCTAAAACCAATAAAGACCCGCATTTCTTAA